The genomic window CACCATATTTTTGCGTTTGTTCCTTATTTCAACTTTAATAGCTTCTATTGTAGGATTAAAAATAGTTTCCAACTGAAGTTAAATGAGTTAAAATCTCTTCAAAAAAAACATAACAGACAAACAATTTTCAATAATGAAAATAAGTAAAATCGCATCTCTTTCATTTATGGTTTTAGGCATCGTAATGATAACCAGCTGTAAAAAACCTCAACCCGACCTAAAACCAAATATTCTACTTATTTGTATTGATGATCTGCGTCCGGAATTAAAAAGCTTTGGCGCAAATTATATTATCTCCCCAAATATTGATGAGTTAGCAAATGCAGGTGTTTCATTTCAAAATCATTTTGCAAATGCTCCCAGTTGCGGACCTTCTCGCTATACCTTACTAACAGGTTTATATGGTCCACCTAGTAATGATGCGTTATTCATACGGTCCAAAAAAATAACACAAGGCAAAGAAACCGTAAAACCAAGTATGCCCGAATGGTTTAAAACACAAGGCTACACTACCGTTTCTGTTGGAAAAGTATCTCATCATCCGGGAGGAAGAGGTGGAGACGATTGGAATGACAGTACTATTATTGAAATGCCTAACGCTTGGAATAAACATTTAATGCCTGTTGCAGAATGGGAACATCCTCGTGGCGCAATGCATGGGCTTGCCAACGGAGAAATTCGAGTAAACGCTAGTAACATGGATGTGTATCAAACTGTAGAAGGAAATGATAATCTGTATCCTGATGGCGCAATTACAAATGAAGCTTTAAAACAACTCGGTAACTTATCAACTAATACTGAAAACCCCTTTTTTCTAGCTATTGGAATAATTAAACCACACCTACCCTTCGGAGCTCCAAAATCTTATTACGATAGTTATGATAGTATAACCTTCCCGGAAATAGAACATCCGCAAAAACCAAAAGGAAGAACAACTTGGCATAATTCTTCTGAATTCATGAAATATAACAATTGGGGAAAAGATGCAAATACAGATTCGCAATTTGCTTATGAGTTACGCCGCCATTATGCAGCATGTGTAAGTTATGCCGACGCCCAAGTTGGGAAGATTTTAGATGAATTGAAACGCACAGGAGCAGACAAAAACACTATCGTTGTTCTTTGGGGAGATCATGGTTGGCACTTGGGAGAATATGGCATTTGGGGAAAGCATAGTTTGTTCGAAGAATCTCTACATTCTCCATTAATTATTTTTGATCCAAGAATGAAAAACAACGGGTTTAAGTCTAATGCTATTGTAGAAACTCTTGATATTTTCCCTACGTTATGCGAGTTAACCGGAATTAAAATCCCTGACTTTACACAAGGCGTATCTCTCGAAAATATATTAGAAAAACCGAATACAACGGGCCATAATGCTGTTGCTTACAAAGCTAATGTTTCGACGATAAGAACTGCTACGCATAGATTGACTCTCCATAAGGATGGTTTCGCTGAATTGTATAGCTATTTAAGTGGAGACAATGAAGCTATAAATATAGCAGATAGCAATCCTGAATTGGTTAAAGAATTAACGAATGCGTTGAAGGCTAAGTTAAAGTAATAAAAATTACCTCAGCAAAAACTCGCGTTAGGGATTGAACGGCATGTTTGAAATCCTTTTTGCGAAAAACATTAAAACGGAACACTAGGTTAAACGCCTACTTAAATATATGCAGTAGTCCTGAAAAAACTCAGAAAGCTTCGCAAAAAGATTGAGTAGTGAAAGCCCGACCCTTTTCGGGTAACGCCAAATTATTTATAAAATAAAGACGATGTTTATCGGTTTCTCCAGAAAAATGGTGTGAATAAAATAAGTACTGTAAAAAGTTCTAAACGCCCAATAAGCATTAAAAATGATGCCCACCATTTTGCAAGTGGCGGTAATGCAGCGTAATTGTTTACAGGACCAAAATCGCCTAAGGCTGGACCAACGTTTCCGAGGCTAGACGCGGCTAAACCTACTGCTGAATCGTACTGAATTCCGAACATAGAAAACACAAGCGCACCGATAATAAAAGACAGCATATAGAGGATAAAAAAGCCAAGCACATTAAATACGATATTCCCCGAAACGGCACGTTTATTATAACGAACAGGCAAAATAGCATTGGGATGCAGCGTACGTTTAAACTCTAAAAACCCGTTTTTAATTAAAATTAAATGGCGAACTACTTTTACACCTCCAGAGGTACTTCCTGCCGAACCACCAAGAAACATGAGTCCGAAAAAGAAAACGACTAAAAAGGGGGTCCAAAGCGTATAATCTGCTGATACAAAACCTGTTGTTGTAATTACAGATAATACTTGGAAAAGCGCATGCCTAAAGGCACTTTCTGCTTCTCCCCAAACCATAGGATGATTAATACTTGATATAGAAGGATCGGCTTGAAAATAAATAATTACCGCTGCTATTAAGGTGAATATTATAATGAATTTTGTATAGATTTGAAACTCTTCATCTTCAATAATTTTTGAAAACTTTCCTTTAAAAGCAAAGTAACTAAGTACAAAGTTAACACCTGCCAAAAACATAAATAAAATAATGATGTATTGTATTAAAGGCTGATCGTTCCAATAGGCAACACTGGCATTTTTAGTTGAAAAGCCACCCGTAGATAGCGTGCACATAGCATGATTTATGGCATCAAAAAAAGACATACCTGCTAACTTTAAAAGCAAAGTTTCGGCTGCTGTATAGCCAAAATAAATAAGCCATAAACGTTTTGCTGTGTCTGTAATTCTTGGGTGTAATTTATCGGCACTTGGCCCTGGTGCTTCTGCAGCAAAAAGTTGCATACCTCCAATACCTAGTAATGGAAGAATAGCAATGGCAAGAACAATAATTCCCATACCACCTATCCAGTGTGTTAAACTTCGCCAAAATAAAACACCTTTTGGTACGGCTTCAATATCATTTAAAATAGACGCGCCTGTTGTGGTATAGCCAGACATGGTTTCGAAAAATGCATTTGTAAAACTCGGAATACTACCTGTAAAAACATATGGTAAGGCACCGCAGAGCGACATAATAATCCAACCAAAGGTTACAACTATGTAACCCTCACGCTTGTTCATTTCTTTGTTGTGATCTTTTGTTAAAAACATAGCTACAACACCAATAATAAGGGTTGCCATACCCGCTAAAAAGATTTGAAACGTTACTCCATCTTTATAAAGCAGACTAACTAATGCCGACAACAACATGAACCCGCCATTGAACAAAAGTAATAGTCCTAAGAAATGAAAAATGATTTTGTAATTTAATTTCATGTGGGATTTTAATATTGTTTTAATGTAAAATCTGACTTAGCAGAAATTTCATTTTTAAAGGAATAATTTTTCGACACCTTTTATAGATTGTAATAAACTACAAACCACCACGCGATCGCCTGCTTGTATTTTAAAATCGCCTAATGCAATAACTCCCAATCCGTCGCGAATAACACCTCCTATAATAGCAGAACGCGGAAAGTCGACATTTTTAATAACCTTGTTACAAATGGCAGATGTTGGCTTAACTTCAAATTCTAAAAGCTCGGCGTTCATGTTACTAAGCTTCGTCATGGCAACGACTTCACCTTTTCTAATATATCTAAAAATATTATTTGCAGCTAACAGCTTTTTATTTATTAAGGTTTCGATACCAATAGAATGTGATAATTCGAAATAATCCATATTTTCTACTAGTGCTACTGTTTTTTTAACACCTTTAGATTTAGCGACTAAACAGGTCATGATATTGGTTTCGGAGTTTTTACCAACCGCAATAAAAGCATCCATGTCGCTAATATTTTCTTCCTCTAGTAAATCGACCTTTCGGCCATCACTATGCAATACTAAAACCTTAGGTAACTCGTCGGCAATATCGAAAGCACGTTCCTTATTTTCTTCTAAAAGCTTTACATTAAATCCTTTTTCGGAAAGAGACCTCGCTGTTTTAAAACCGATTTGACTTCCGCCTAAAATCATCACATTTTTAATAACACGATTAGGCTTACCTGTAAGACGACACAACTCTTCATTTCCCTCTTTAGAAGTTATAAAAACCACATGATCACCACGTTTAAATTTAGTATCGCCACGTGGAATAATAGTAAATTGTGTACCAAAACGCTGAATAGCAATGGGTACAAAATGTAATTCTGGAAATATTCTGGCCGCTTCTTTTACGGTTTTTCCAACAAAAGAGGCAGAACTTCTTAAGTTTAAACCAATCATGGTTAATGCACCGTTTTCAAACTCGTAAGTATCATTAAATGAAGATTGCTTAAGTGATAACTCAATTTCTGATGCTGCCAATGCTTCCGGAGAAATTAACTCATCTATACCAAATTTGGTAAAACCGACCTCATCTTTATGATGTATAAATTCGGTATTGGAAATTCTAGCAATAGTACGTTTAGAACCTAACTGCTTTGCCAAAACACAAATTGTAATATTGGTGGTTTCGCTTGCTGTTACCGCTATTAATAAATCGCTAGACTCTACTCGAGATTCTTTTAAAATAGCAATAGAAGTAGCATCGCCCTTAATAACTCTAATATCCAAATGAGTGTCTGCGTAAGCTAAACTATCCTTCTGGGTATCTATTAAAGTGATTTCTTGAGACTCGTATGATAGGAGTTTTGCTAGATGAAATCCAACTTCGCCAGCTCCTGCTATAATTATTTTCATTTGTAATTCTTCATTATAAAGTGCTGCAAAGATAGTGCAAAATTAATATTAGTTATTTAAAATAAAACTTTATAACAAAGCAGAAATCCATTCGAAATCTGCATTATAAACTTAAATCTAACCAAATGATATCGATAAATTTAATAAATTTGACAACATAAAACAGTATAACCTTCTTTTCACTTTATCTAATATATTATAAAGTAGAAATAAATTATGTAGGTTTGCCAAAAAAAATAAAGATTTGTCGAAAATTAAACCATATAAAGATAGCGATTTAGGTAAGAAAGAACAGGTTACCCAAATGTTTGACACCATTTCTGGTGATTACGACGGACTAAACCGTGTGATTTCTTTTGGAATTGATATAAAATGGAGAAAAAAAGTTGTTAAAATAGTTAAAGACTCTAATCCTGATAGCATCTTAGATGTTGCGACAGGTACTGGTGATCTAGCTATTAATTTAGCCGAAACTAATGCCACTAGAATTGTTGGTTTCGATATAAGCAGCGGTATGCTCGAAATTGGTAAAACAAAAATTAAAAAGAAGGCTTTAGATTCTAAAATTGAAATGATTTTAGGCGATAGCGAAAGTATGCCTTTTGAAGATAATAGCTTTGATGCTATAACGGTAGCTTTTGGTGTTCGTAATTTTGAATCGTTAGAAAATGGTTTAAAGGAAATTTACAGAGTTTTAAAACCCAACGGTACTTTTGTAATTTTAGAAACCTCTATGCCAGACAAAACACCTTATAAACAAGGTTACAATTTTTACACTAAAAATATTTTACCACTTATCGGGAAACTATTTTCTAAGGATAGAAGTGCTTATAAATATTTGTGTGAATCGGCTTCTGTTTTTCCTTATGGAGAAGCTTTGAACAATATTTTACGTAAAATTGGGTTTATAGATGTTGAAGATTTACCACAAACT from Algibacter sp. L1A34 includes these protein-coding regions:
- a CDS encoding TrkH family potassium uptake protein encodes the protein MKLNYKIIFHFLGLLLLFNGGFMLLSALVSLLYKDGVTFQIFLAGMATLIIGVVAMFLTKDHNKEMNKREGYIVVTFGWIIMSLCGALPYVFTGSIPSFTNAFFETMSGYTTTGASILNDIEAVPKGVLFWRSLTHWIGGMGIIVLAIAILPLLGIGGMQLFAAEAPGPSADKLHPRITDTAKRLWLIYFGYTAAETLLLKLAGMSFFDAINHAMCTLSTGGFSTKNASVAYWNDQPLIQYIIILFMFLAGVNFVLSYFAFKGKFSKIIEDEEFQIYTKFIIIFTLIAAVIIYFQADPSISSINHPMVWGEAESAFRHALFQVLSVITTTGFVSADYTLWTPFLVVFFFGLMFLGGSAGSTSGGVKVVRHLILIKNGFLEFKRTLHPNAILPVRYNKRAVSGNIVFNVLGFFILYMLSFIIGALVFSMFGIQYDSAVGLAASSLGNVGPALGDFGPVNNYAALPPLAKWWASFLMLIGRLELFTVLILFTPFFWRNR
- the ubiE gene encoding bifunctional demethylmenaquinone methyltransferase/2-methoxy-6-polyprenyl-1,4-benzoquinol methylase UbiE encodes the protein MSKIKPYKDSDLGKKEQVTQMFDTISGDYDGLNRVISFGIDIKWRKKVVKIVKDSNPDSILDVATGTGDLAINLAETNATRIVGFDISSGMLEIGKTKIKKKALDSKIEMILGDSESMPFEDNSFDAITVAFGVRNFESLENGLKEIYRVLKPNGTFVILETSMPDKTPYKQGYNFYTKNILPLIGKLFSKDRSAYKYLCESASVFPYGEALNNILRKIGFIDVEDLPQTLGVATIYKSRK
- the trkA gene encoding Trk system potassium transporter TrkA — protein: MKIIIAGAGEVGFHLAKLLSYESQEITLIDTQKDSLAYADTHLDIRVIKGDATSIAILKESRVESSDLLIAVTASETTNITICVLAKQLGSKRTIARISNTEFIHHKDEVGFTKFGIDELISPEALAASEIELSLKQSSFNDTYEFENGALTMIGLNLRSSASFVGKTVKEAARIFPELHFVPIAIQRFGTQFTIIPRGDTKFKRGDHVVFITSKEGNEELCRLTGKPNRVIKNVMILGGSQIGFKTARSLSEKGFNVKLLEENKERAFDIADELPKVLVLHSDGRKVDLLEEENISDMDAFIAVGKNSETNIMTCLVAKSKGVKKTVALVENMDYFELSHSIGIETLINKKLLAANNIFRYIRKGEVVAMTKLSNMNAELLEFEVKPTSAICNKVIKNVDFPRSAIIGGVIRDGLGVIALGDFKIQAGDRVVVCSLLQSIKGVEKLFL
- a CDS encoding sulfatase, whose protein sequence is MKISKIASLSFMVLGIVMITSCKKPQPDLKPNILLICIDDLRPELKSFGANYIISPNIDELANAGVSFQNHFANAPSCGPSRYTLLTGLYGPPSNDALFIRSKKITQGKETVKPSMPEWFKTQGYTTVSVGKVSHHPGGRGGDDWNDSTIIEMPNAWNKHLMPVAEWEHPRGAMHGLANGEIRVNASNMDVYQTVEGNDNLYPDGAITNEALKQLGNLSTNTENPFFLAIGIIKPHLPFGAPKSYYDSYDSITFPEIEHPQKPKGRTTWHNSSEFMKYNNWGKDANTDSQFAYELRRHYAACVSYADAQVGKILDELKRTGADKNTIVVLWGDHGWHLGEYGIWGKHSLFEESLHSPLIIFDPRMKNNGFKSNAIVETLDIFPTLCELTGIKIPDFTQGVSLENILEKPNTTGHNAVAYKANVSTIRTATHRLTLHKDGFAELYSYLSGDNEAINIADSNPELVKELTNALKAKLK